The following are from one region of the Nitrospirota bacterium genome:
- a CDS encoding RNB domain-containing ribonuclease produces MNTNDKQHRPLLQGIARRAMLERGLLPDFSAEALAELDHIKMPATMNDDPVRDLRDLFWASLDNDDSRDLDQLTVAEALPGDKVKILVAVADVDLLVKNGSAIDDHARHNTTSVYTAARIFPMLPEKLSTDLTSLNFNEDRRAIVVEMVSDAAGSLQKSDIYRANVRNHAKLAYNSVAAWLEGSGPIPAALAAVPGLDENMRMQDRAAQGMKNLRHVHGALSLETIEARPIFEGDEIRGLEAEKKNRAKDIIEDFMIAANGVTARYLSSRKLSSIRRVVRTPKRWERIVELAGEQGFTLPPAPDPKALEEFLTKEKAADPLRFPDLSLAVIKLLGSGEYVAERPGVSAPGHFGLAVRDYTHSTAPNRRYTDLITQRLLKAAIEGTPSPYSNDELDVLARHCTEEEDAVNKVERQVRKSAAAMLLEHRIGEEFDAIVTGAAEKGTWARLLTVPVEGRLVQGFEGVDVGSRIRVQLASVDVQRGYIDLKKVGTPGR; encoded by the coding sequence ATGAATACCAATGACAAACAGCACCGGCCACTTTTACAGGGGATCGCCCGGAGGGCGATGCTTGAGAGAGGCCTGCTCCCTGACTTTTCCGCGGAAGCGCTCGCTGAGCTTGATCACATCAAGATGCCTGCAACAATGAACGATGATCCGGTTCGTGACCTGAGGGACCTCTTCTGGGCTTCCCTTGACAACGACGACTCCCGGGACCTGGACCAGCTCACGGTGGCCGAGGCGCTGCCCGGAGACAAAGTGAAGATCCTTGTTGCCGTGGCTGACGTGGACCTGCTTGTTAAGAACGGATCGGCAATTGACGATCACGCCCGCCATAATACCACCTCGGTGTATACCGCTGCCAGGATCTTCCCGATGCTTCCCGAGAAGCTATCGACCGACCTCACCTCGCTCAATTTCAATGAGGACCGGCGGGCAATTGTCGTTGAAATGGTGAGCGACGCCGCCGGGTCCCTTCAGAAGTCCGATATCTACCGGGCGAACGTCCGCAACCATGCGAAGCTGGCATATAACAGCGTTGCCGCGTGGCTGGAAGGGAGCGGACCCATTCCCGCGGCCCTTGCCGCCGTGCCGGGACTTGATGAAAATATGCGCATGCAGGACAGGGCGGCACAAGGCATGAAAAATCTCCGGCATGTTCACGGAGCTCTCAGCCTTGAAACAATCGAGGCGAGGCCGATATTTGAAGGCGATGAAATCCGCGGCCTCGAAGCGGAAAAAAAGAACCGCGCTAAGGATATTATCGAGGATTTCATGATAGCCGCGAACGGGGTGACCGCCCGGTATCTCTCGTCAAGAAAACTCTCTTCCATCCGCCGCGTGGTGCGCACTCCAAAACGATGGGAGCGGATCGTTGAGCTTGCCGGAGAACAGGGATTCACGCTTCCCCCTGCTCCGGATCCAAAGGCGCTGGAGGAGTTTCTGACAAAGGAGAAAGCGGCCGATCCCCTTCGGTTCCCCGACCTCTCCCTCGCGGTCATCAAACTTCTGGGGTCCGGTGAATATGTTGCGGAACGTCCGGGCGTCAGCGCCCCGGGTCACTTCGGTCTCGCGGTCAGGGATTATACCCATTCCACGGCCCCGAATCGCCGGTATACCGACCTCATCACGCAGCGATTATTGAAGGCCGCCATAGAAGGAACACCCTCGCCGTACAGCAATGACGAACTGGACGTCCTGGCCAGGCATTGCACGGAAGAAGAAGATGCCGTGAACAAGGTGGAGCGGCAGGTCAGAAAATCCGCCGCGGCAATGCTGCTGGAACACAGGATCGGTGAGGAGTTCGATGCCATCGTCACCGGCGCGGCGGAAAAAGGTACGTGGGCGCGGCTTCTGACGGTCCCGGTCGAAGGACGGCTGGTCCAGGGGTTCGAGGGTGTTGATGTCGGCAGCCGCATCCGCGTGCAGCTGGCATCGGTGGACGTTCAACGGGGATATATCGATCTTAAAAAGGTCGGTACCCCGGGACGGTGA
- a CDS encoding phospholipase A, translating to MKRFTITFSAVLLFAVTGYAGEPLVQDDSAQAVQPAATTGQPQDVNNPENALPTEQQASSQSTYFGKKTDRPVSAHKVNYFSLNHWPGNSDAQVKFQISMKFRLLEPNLYVLKYNLFPAYVAYTQKSLWNEGQESMPFEESNYNPEIFLDYPVNAAIIGRFKLRNVILSPLDHESNGLTGIQSRSWNRQYVLIKFGLESKEKLNVTNSFLSDKALLYVKLWQASGYNEQDAYLRSIGSNDTFLDYRGQGEIGISVRNFLWGGSIKDHQLDIKTPIFRDNRKNSYEFEFRQQLPDMNFALYLQYWYGYGETLMRFDQFGRRGFVGLAFSY from the coding sequence GTGAAAAGATTCACGATCACTTTTAGCGCCGTGCTGTTATTTGCCGTCACCGGCTACGCAGGTGAACCTCTCGTACAGGATGACTCCGCCCAGGCGGTCCAACCGGCTGCTACAACGGGTCAACCACAAGACGTGAATAATCCTGAAAATGCGCTGCCCACTGAGCAGCAGGCATCGTCGCAAAGCACCTATTTTGGGAAAAAAACAGACAGGCCTGTTTCCGCACACAAGGTAAATTATTTTTCACTCAATCATTGGCCCGGAAACAGCGACGCGCAGGTCAAGTTTCAGATAAGCATGAAGTTCCGGTTGCTGGAACCGAACCTGTATGTCCTTAAATATAACCTTTTCCCGGCCTACGTTGCGTATACGCAGAAGTCGCTTTGGAACGAAGGGCAGGAGTCAATGCCGTTCGAGGAAAGCAATTATAATCCGGAGATTTTTTTGGATTATCCGGTCAATGCCGCGATCATCGGCAGGTTTAAACTGCGCAACGTCATTCTCAGTCCCCTCGATCACGAATCCAACGGTCTCACCGGCATCCAGTCACGAAGCTGGAACAGGCAATATGTTCTGATAAAGTTCGGACTCGAGTCGAAGGAAAAACTGAATGTAACGAATTCCTTCCTGTCGGACAAGGCGTTATTGTATGTCAAGCTCTGGCAGGCATCGGGTTATAACGAACAGGATGCCTATCTTCGATCCATCGGCAGCAACGATACATTCCTCGACTACAGGGGGCAGGGGGAGATCGGGATAAGCGTGAGAAACTTTCTCTGGGGAGGAAGCATAAAGGACCACCAGCTGGATATAAAAACGCCGATATTCCGCGATAACCGAAAAAATTCTTATGAATTCGAATTCCGTCAGCAGCTTCCGGATATGAATTTCGCCCTTTACCTGCAGTACTGGTATGGCTACGGGGAGACCCTGATGCGATTCGATCAGTTCGGACGCAGAGGTTTTGTCGGGCTCGCTTTTTCTTATTAA
- a CDS encoding response regulator, with the protein MTKKILVIEDNEQNRILMRQILTYHGYELLEAADGAAGLAMAREHMPDLILLDLQMPVMGGFAVIQELRKTPELSKLKVIAVTSFAMKGDREKAVEAGFDEYVTKPIDTRKFVEIVKNFLPGENMTLKKPSEKMTLKMPSEDVTLKKPIILCVDDEPANLKLLENILVPRGYEVVIAASGEDALQKIKARTIDLVLMDLMLPGMDGLQVSRKIKDNKKYRNIPIIMLTSHTGVESFIKSLSDEVYAHLQKPFEAEELVRLIRAALGQSEADPS; encoded by the coding sequence ATGACTAAGAAAATCCTTGTTATAGAAGATAATGAACAGAACCGTATCCTCATGAGACAAATACTGACGTATCACGGCTATGAGTTGCTGGAGGCGGCTGACGGGGCAGCCGGGCTGGCGATGGCCAGAGAGCACATGCCTGATCTTATACTGCTTGATCTGCAGATGCCTGTTATGGGCGGTTTTGCGGTGATACAGGAATTGCGGAAAACACCGGAACTGAGCAAGCTGAAGGTGATCGCCGTCACTTCGTTTGCCATGAAAGGCGACAGGGAAAAGGCAGTGGAAGCCGGGTTTGACGAATATGTGACAAAACCCATCGATACGCGAAAATTCGTTGAGATCGTAAAAAACTTTCTTCCGGGCGAAAACATGACGCTGAAGAAGCCAAGTGAAAAAATGACGCTGAAGATGCCGAGTGAAGACGTGACGCTGAAGAAGCCGATCATTCTTTGTGTCGACGATGAACCCGCGAACCTCAAGCTGCTTGAAAACATACTCGTTCCAAGAGGCTACGAGGTGGTAATCGCCGCAAGCGGGGAAGACGCCCTGCAGAAGATCAAGGCCCGGACGATAGACCTCGTGCTGATGGACCTTATGTTGCCGGGGATGGACGGCCTGCAGGTGTCCCGGAAGATCAAAGATAACAAAAAGTACAGGAACATACCGATAATCATGCTTACATCGCATACCGGTGTGGAGTCTTTTATAAAGTCTCTCAGCGATGAGGTGTACGCGCACCTCCAGAAGCCTTTTGAGGCGGAAGAATTGGTCAGACTCATAAGGGCCGCGCTTGGGCAATCAGAAGCAGACCCTTCTTGA
- a CDS encoding ATP-binding protein — protein MFEDIIETAREPLVVLDADLRVLLASRSFYESFKVTPKETVGNLIYDLGNRQWDIPSLRTLLEEMLPQNNKFDDYKVEHVFSSIGHKIMLLNARRITQAENGPLLILLAIEDITEKMRLEKELAERTRDAKKAQSDAEAATRANEDIIETVREPLLVLDSDLRVHKANRSFYDSFKVTPGETIGNLIYDLGNRQWDIPKLRTLLEEILPKDNKFDDYEVEHVFSSIGHKVMLLNARRITQEEIGTQLILLAIEDVTEKMRLERELAERTRDAKKAQFEAEAATMAKSDFLANMSHELRTPLNSIIGFSEVLEDQLLGSLNASQRENVMYILKAGRHLLSLINDILDLSKVESGKMELDVESVPLRELLDASLVMQREKAARHGITLDIQIEPDKAIVIEADERKLKQILFNLLSNAVKFTPEGGSVHVAARLTRDEGRGTTDEGGKASIVPASEASGPPSSIEISVTDTGIGIKQEDLPKLFTEFSQLASVYDKKYEGTGLGLALTKKLVELHGGKIWVESEFGKGSLFAFVIPVRQRRKKDD, from the coding sequence ATGTTTGAGGACATTATCGAAACAGCGCGTGAACCCCTCGTGGTCCTGGATGCAGATCTGAGGGTCCTTTTGGCCAGCCGTAGTTTTTATGAATCTTTCAAGGTAACGCCGAAGGAAACGGTGGGCAATCTTATCTATGACCTCGGAAACCGTCAATGGGACATTCCCAGTCTTCGGACGCTGCTTGAGGAAATGCTTCCCCAAAACAACAAGTTCGATGACTATAAGGTTGAACATGTGTTTTCAAGCATCGGGCACAAGATCATGCTGCTCAATGCCCGCCGTATCACCCAGGCGGAAAACGGTCCTCTGCTGATCCTTCTCGCCATAGAGGACATCACTGAGAAAATGCGCCTGGAAAAAGAACTGGCGGAGCGAACACGGGACGCGAAGAAGGCGCAATCCGACGCCGAGGCCGCAACAAGGGCCAATGAAGATATCATTGAGACCGTGCGTGAACCCCTGCTGGTGCTGGATTCAGACCTGAGGGTCCACAAAGCAAATCGCAGTTTCTATGATTCATTCAAGGTAACACCGGGGGAAACGATCGGCAATCTTATCTATGACCTCGGGAACCGGCAATGGGACATTCCCAAGCTCCGGACGCTGCTTGAAGAGATCCTTCCCAAAGACAACAAGTTCGATGACTATGAGGTTGAACATGTGTTTTCAAGCATCGGGCACAAAGTAATGCTGCTCAATGCCCGCCGGATCACGCAAGAGGAGATCGGCACCCAGCTGATCCTCCTTGCAATAGAAGACGTCACTGAAAAAATGAGGCTGGAACGGGAACTGGCGGAACGAACACGGGACGCGAAGAAGGCGCAATTCGAGGCCGAAGCCGCGACCATGGCCAAGTCCGATTTCCTTGCCAACATGAGCCATGAGCTCCGGACCCCGCTTAATTCGATAATCGGTTTTTCGGAGGTCCTGGAAGACCAACTGCTCGGCTCTCTGAATGCGTCGCAGCGTGAGAACGTGATGTACATCCTCAAGGCGGGAAGGCACCTGCTCAGCCTTATCAACGATATCCTCGATCTCTCCAAGGTGGAATCAGGCAAGATGGAACTCGACGTGGAGAGCGTGCCGTTACGGGAGCTGCTTGACGCATCCCTGGTCATGCAGCGGGAGAAGGCGGCGAGGCATGGGATAACGCTGGATATTCAGATCGAACCCGATAAGGCGATCGTGATCGAGGCGGATGAAAGGAAACTCAAGCAGATACTGTTCAATCTCCTGAGCAATGCAGTGAAATTCACGCCTGAGGGGGGCTCCGTGCATGTCGCTGCGCGACTGACGAGGGACGAGGGACGAGGGACGACTGACGAGGGAGGGAAAGCGTCCATCGTCCCAGCGAGCGAAGCGAGCGGTCCTCCGTCCTCCATCGAGATTTCCGTGACAGACACCGGCATAGGGATCAAGCAGGAGGACCTCCCGAAGCTTTTCACGGAGTTTTCTCAATTGGCGTCGGTCTATGATAAAAAGTATGAGGGTACCGGGCTCGGGCTTGCGCTCACCAAAAAACTTGTTGAATTGCACGGTGGAAAGATATGGGTGGAGAGCGAGTTCGGCAAAGGGAGCCTGTTTGCCTTTGTTATTCCTGTTAGGCAGAGGAGGAAAAAGGATGACTAA
- a CDS encoding DUF3365 domain-containing protein yields MKRSLGKKIFLSVGIAVTLTVLLLVVFIFRHSKLAIMDQVDQQSRALLKQVMITRAWIADHGGIYVKRIPGEKANPDLPGTAVVDARGDAYFFHTPESITRVLSGYAEQQGLYRFHITSLKPMSPVNAPTPFEEKALREFEQKTFEESRDGVAAVISEQGTQFYQRIIPLRVERHCLLCHGKQGYREAAIAKLKELTGTQLDPKVVEAFLRAYEQGKIRE; encoded by the coding sequence ATGAAACGGAGCCTGGGCAAAAAGATTTTTCTGAGTGTCGGGATCGCGGTAACGCTGACCGTCTTGCTCCTCGTTGTCTTCATCTTCAGGCATTCGAAGCTGGCGATCATGGACCAGGTGGACCAGCAGAGCAGGGCACTGCTCAAGCAGGTGATGATCACCCGGGCCTGGATCGCTGACCATGGGGGAATCTATGTGAAAAGAATCCCGGGGGAGAAAGCAAATCCCGATCTTCCCGGGACCGCCGTGGTTGACGCCAGAGGCGACGCCTATTTCTTCCATACCCCCGAGTCCATTACGCGGGTCCTTTCGGGCTATGCCGAGCAGCAGGGACTCTACCGTTTTCACATCACCAGCCTGAAGCCGATGAGCCCGGTCAACGCCCCCACGCCGTTCGAAGAGAAGGCATTGCGGGAGTTCGAACAAAAGACGTTCGAGGAGAGCCGTGACGGGGTGGCCGCGGTCATCAGCGAGCAGGGGACGCAGTTCTACCAGCGTATCATACCCCTCCGGGTGGAGCGCCACTGCCTTCTTTGCCACGGGAAGCAGGGATACCGGGAAGCGGCGATCGCAAAGCTGAAGGAACTGACAGGCACACAGCTTGATCCGAAGGTGGTGGAGGCCTTTTTACGGGCCTATGAACAGGGAAAGATCCGCGAATGA
- a CDS encoding AI-2E family transporter, with amino-acid sequence MTAQSNTQRGFRFLVIAAALVIIIGGINQAQSVLVSFLVAVFLALLGTPPVLWLERKRIPSIVAVLIVVTGMVFILLIVGAIVGASINSFYTELPVYQTRLQEQVSTFKSFLATKGIRGMDKVLLGYVNPGAVMSLTARLFAGLGSALSDIVLILLTVAFILFEASSFPVKLRAVLGDTRQVFPQFTRFVGDIERYMAIKTLISLATGILVGIWLSILGVDFPILWGFLAFLLNYVPNVGSTIAAIPAVLLALIQLGPGSALMATAGYMAINFILDNVIETRLMGRKLGLSTLVVFLSLIFWGSLLGPVGMVLCIPLTMTLKFACENNESTRWIALLLGPEAPAEVIPPVSKK; translated from the coding sequence ATGACAGCACAGAGTAACACGCAACGGGGATTTCGCTTCCTCGTCATCGCGGCTGCGCTCGTGATCATTATCGGGGGCATCAATCAGGCGCAGTCGGTCCTGGTGTCGTTTCTGGTCGCCGTTTTTCTCGCCCTGCTCGGGACGCCGCCGGTACTCTGGCTCGAGCGGAAACGCATTCCCTCCATCGTTGCGGTCTTGATCGTGGTGACCGGCATGGTCTTCATCCTGCTGATCGTCGGCGCGATCGTCGGCGCGTCCATCAACAGTTTTTACACCGAGTTGCCTGTCTATCAGACCCGGTTACAGGAGCAAGTCTCGACATTCAAGTCGTTTTTAGCGACCAAAGGCATTCGGGGCATGGACAAGGTCCTGCTTGGATATGTCAATCCAGGGGCGGTGATGAGCCTGACCGCCCGCTTGTTCGCGGGGTTGGGTTCGGCGCTTTCGGACATTGTTTTGATCCTGCTCACCGTGGCCTTCATCCTGTTCGAGGCCTCAAGCTTTCCCGTCAAGCTCCGCGCTGTTCTCGGCGATACTCGGCAGGTATTCCCCCAGTTCACGAGGTTCGTCGGTGATATTGAACGCTACATGGCCATCAAGACGCTCATCAGCCTGGCCACGGGGATCCTGGTAGGAATCTGGCTGTCCATCCTCGGCGTGGACTTTCCCATTCTCTGGGGCTTCCTGGCATTTCTGCTCAACTATGTGCCGAATGTCGGATCCACGATCGCCGCGATCCCCGCGGTCCTTCTGGCCCTTATCCAATTAGGGCCAGGCAGCGCCCTCATGGCAACCGCGGGATATATGGCCATTAACTTCATCCTTGACAATGTGATCGAAACAAGGCTCATGGGGCGGAAGCTCGGGCTGTCCACGCTGGTTGTCTTTCTCTCGTTGATCTTTTGGGGCAGCCTGCTTGGTCCGGTCGGCATGGTCCTTTGCATACCGCTTACCATGACGCTGAAGTTCGCATGCGAGAACAATGAAAGCACACGATGGATCGCGCTCTTGCTCGGGCCTGAGGCGCCCGCTGAAGTCATTCCACCGGTGTCGAAGAAATAA
- a CDS encoding AI-2E family transporter, which produces MTEQSNAQWGFRFLVIAAALVIIIAGIYQAQSVLVSFLVAVFLALLGTPPVLWLERKRIPSVVAVLLVVAGMIAILVIVGGFVGTSLNNFINAMPSYQQRIQERVAELQPLLAKKGIRVTDKALLEYVDPGAAMKLFVEMIGGAGSALSNIVLILLTVTFILLEASSFPIKLRAVLGDPQQAFPQVTRFVDDIKRYMFIKTWISLTAGVLIGIWLTILGVDSPVLWGFLAFLLHYIPNVGSIIAAIPAVIVALVQLGTGTAALTAAGFVAVNFILGNVVEPRVMGRKLGLSTLVVFISLVVWGSLLGLIGVVLCIPFTMTLKFACENNKSTRWIAVLLASEAPAGSIPPVYKKGTDPS; this is translated from the coding sequence ATGACTGAACAGAGTAATGCTCAATGGGGATTTCGCTTCCTTGTCATCGCGGCTGCGCTTGTGATCATCATCGCGGGCATCTATCAGGCGCAGTCGGTCCTGGTGTCGTTCCTTGTCGCTGTTTTCCTCGCGCTGCTCGGGACGCCGCCGGTGCTCTGGCTCGAACGGAAACGCATTCCCTCGGTTGTGGCGGTGCTGCTCGTGGTGGCAGGCATGATCGCCATCCTGGTGATCGTCGGTGGATTTGTAGGCACGTCCCTCAACAACTTTATCAATGCCATGCCTTCCTATCAACAACGCATACAGGAACGGGTCGCGGAACTCCAGCCGCTGCTGGCAAAGAAAGGCATCCGCGTTACGGACAAGGCACTGCTCGAGTATGTCGATCCCGGCGCGGCAATGAAGCTGTTTGTCGAGATGATCGGGGGAGCGGGCTCGGCGCTCTCGAACATCGTCCTGATCCTGCTCACCGTGACGTTCATCCTGCTTGAAGCCTCAAGTTTTCCCATCAAGCTCCGCGCTGTCCTCGGCGATCCTCAGCAGGCGTTTCCCCAGGTCACGAGGTTCGTCGATGATATCAAGCGCTATATGTTCATCAAGACGTGGATCAGCCTGACCGCGGGTGTTCTGATCGGGATATGGCTCACCATCCTCGGCGTGGATTCTCCCGTTCTCTGGGGTTTTCTGGCCTTTCTGCTCCATTATATACCCAATGTCGGCTCGATCATCGCCGCGATCCCCGCGGTCATTGTCGCCCTTGTCCAACTCGGCACCGGCACTGCCGCGCTCACCGCCGCCGGATTTGTGGCTGTTAATTTCATACTCGGCAACGTGGTCGAACCGAGGGTCATGGGGCGGAAGCTCGGCCTGTCCACGCTGGTCGTATTTATCTCGCTGGTCGTTTGGGGAAGCCTGCTTGGACTGATCGGTGTGGTCCTGTGCATACCGTTTACCATGACGCTGAAGTTCGCATGCGAGAACAATAAAAGCACACGATGGATCGCTGTTTTGCTCGCGTCCGAGGCGCCCGCGGGAAGCATTCCACCGGTGTATAAAAAAGGAACCGATCCGTCTTAA
- a CDS encoding TMEM175 family protein, with the protein MTSRGNSLVEAHGLKQPDGIVNADIVVKTKELTPENIMNMPATFERNETVRIEAFSDGVFAIAITLLVLGITVPKANELGEGVSLGSMLIKLWPHYLAFVTSFITIFAKWVNHHRIFSFIQRTDHTFLYWNGLLLLFITIMPFPTSLLAEYLLHPEATAAGAVFAGTYAATAFAFKGLWHHASKNGRLLAQNVDDREIRQITMQYRYAPLMYLAAFALSFVSVGLSVGLCLCLSVVFAVKGWPMLRSAVLSFPSFTRKR; encoded by the coding sequence ATGACGTCAAGGGGAAATAGCCTTGTCGAAGCGCACGGATTGAAGCAGCCGGATGGAATTGTTAACGCTGATATCGTCGTCAAGACAAAAGAATTAACACCTGAGAATATCATGAACATGCCGGCGACGTTCGAACGAAACGAAACAGTGAGAATCGAGGCGTTCAGCGACGGCGTATTCGCCATTGCCATAACGCTGCTGGTTCTCGGGATCACGGTGCCGAAGGCCAACGAACTTGGCGAAGGCGTCAGCCTCGGTTCAATGTTGATAAAACTGTGGCCTCATTACCTTGCCTTCGTGACAAGCTTCATTACGATTTTTGCCAAGTGGGTAAATCATCACCGTATCTTCAGCTTTATCCAGAGAACCGATCATACCTTCCTGTACTGGAACGGCCTCCTGCTTCTGTTCATAACGATCATGCCCTTTCCGACGTCCCTGCTTGCGGAATACCTCCTGCACCCCGAAGCCACGGCTGCGGGAGCGGTCTTTGCCGGCACCTACGCCGCGACCGCATTTGCGTTCAAGGGCTTGTGGCATCACGCGTCAAAGAACGGAAGGCTTCTTGCGCAGAACGTGGACGACAGGGAAATCCGGCAGATCACCATGCAATACCGATACGCGCCGCTGATGTACCTTGCGGCGTTCGCGCTTTCCTTCGTGTCGGTCGGCCTGAGCGTGGGTTTGTGTCTGTGCCTGTCCGTGGTCTTTGCCGTCAAGGGCTGGCCAATGCTGAGATCGGCAGTGTTATCTTTTCCGTCATTCACGCGAAAGCGGTAA
- a CDS encoding antibiotic biosynthesis monooxygenase produces MIETTIKMKVPVEKRKEVLQTVRAILGPIRRERGCVSCNCYVDMEDESILYFEEQWQTRDDLENHLRSDHFNVLNGAMRLLRVEPDIRFNTIASTAGLEAIQAARA; encoded by the coding sequence ATGATAGAAACCACCATAAAAATGAAAGTGCCTGTTGAAAAACGGAAGGAAGTCCTTCAAACGGTCAGAGCGATTCTTGGGCCGATCCGTCGCGAGCGCGGCTGCGTAAGCTGCAATTGCTACGTGGATATGGAGGATGAAAGCATCTTGTACTTCGAGGAACAGTGGCAGACCAGAGATGATCTGGAAAACCATCTGCGGTCCGACCATTTCAATGTTTTGAACGGGGCAATGAGACTGCTCCGCGTGGAGCCGGACATCAGGTTCAACACCATCGCGTCCACAGCAGGGTTGGAGGCAATACAAGCGGCGCGGGCGTGA
- a CDS encoding lmo0937 family membrane protein — translation MLWTIAVILIILWLLGMVSSYTMGGFIHILIVIAIVVVLIRVIQGRKVI, via the coding sequence ATGTTGTGGACAATCGCGGTGATACTGATAATTCTGTGGTTGCTGGGGATGGTGAGCAGTTACACGATGGGCGGGTTCATCCATATTTTGATCGTGATCGCCATTGTAGTGGTGTTGATACGAGTCATTCAGGGGCGAAAAGTCATATAG
- a CDS encoding coiled coil domain-containing protein: MKDRRKGYEEKLDAQVKEWSAQIELLKAKADKAKAEAKIEYYKAIDALQDKQNEAKVKLRELKAAGDEAWEDLKAGAEKAWDDVKTAYHDASSRFK, encoded by the coding sequence ATGAAGGACAGACGGAAAGGGTACGAAGAAAAGCTCGATGCGCAGGTAAAGGAATGGAGCGCGCAGATCGAGCTGCTCAAGGCAAAGGCGGACAAGGCCAAGGCCGAGGCGAAGATCGAATACTATAAGGCCATCGACGCCCTGCAAGACAAGCAGAATGAGGCCAAGGTGAAGCTGCGGGAATTGAAGGCCGCCGGCGATGAGGCATGGGAAGACCTCAAGGCAGGCGCGGAAAAAGCCTGGGATGATGTGAAGACCGCCTACCACGACGCGAGCTCGAGGTTTAAATGA
- a CDS encoding DUF3185 domain-containing protein, translated as MKTNTLLGIILIVVGIVAFAYQGIDFTTREKVVDLGPVHMTAERTRTLPLPPIVGAIALVGGIVLLATGRKNN; from the coding sequence ATGAAAACAAACACGCTGTTAGGCATCATCCTCATTGTTGTCGGGATCGTGGCCTTTGCGTATCAGGGCATTGACTTCACGACCAGAGAGAAGGTCGTCGATCTCGGTCCGGTGCACATGACGGCTGAGAGGACGAGAACGCTTCCGCTGCCTCCGATCGTGGGCGCAATTGCGCTCGTAGGCGGCATCGTGCTGCTGGCAACGGGAAGAAAAAATAACTGA
- a CDS encoding DUF3309 domain-containing protein → MGLILIILLVLIVVGALPTWPHSRSWGYYPSGGLGFVLMILIILLLLGRI, encoded by the coding sequence ATGGGTCTGATACTGATCATCTTATTAGTCCTCATAGTGGTGGGCGCACTACCCACCTGGCCTCACAGCAGGAGCTGGGGATACTATCCCAGCGGCGGTCTCGGATTTGTCCTTATGATCCTGATCATCCTGTTGCTCCTTGGGCGGATCTGA
- a CDS encoding porin family protein, producing the protein MKAKYALYLVLTVALICITSPVSAQDKSADYVALKAGVYSPSESYHLRNFNNGNETSLDSKTGFNGELAAGHYFFPMFAMELGIGYFESEGSPEAQPGKTKLKVVPVLATGKVLVPIGTIFEPYGEFGIGAYFTKLEVNGNLGSFSGSSKITYGLHAGVGINFNITDTAFLGVEGRYLWAKPSYGGQDVKLDGFTATAVLGFRL; encoded by the coding sequence ATGAAAGCAAAATATGCTCTGTACCTTGTTTTGACAGTTGCTTTGATCTGTATTACGTCCCCGGTATCCGCGCAGGATAAATCCGCGGACTACGTCGCGCTTAAGGCCGGGGTTTACTCGCCCAGCGAGTCATATCACCTCAGGAATTTCAACAATGGGAACGAAACAAGCCTGGACAGCAAGACCGGATTCAACGGGGAGCTTGCGGCCGGTCATTACTTTTTCCCAATGTTCGCAATGGAACTGGGGATCGGGTACTTCGAGAGCGAGGGTTCCCCTGAGGCACAGCCCGGCAAAACGAAGCTGAAGGTCGTTCCAGTGCTTGCGACCGGGAAGGTTCTTGTGCCGATCGGGACGATTTTTGAGCCGTACGGTGAGTTCGGGATCGGCGCTTACTTCACAAAATTGGAAGTAAACGGCAATCTCGGCAGTTTCAGCGGTTCGTCGAAAATCACCTACGGGCTTCATGCAGGGGTTGGAATTAACTTTAATATTACGGATACGGCCTTCCTGGGAGTGGAGGGGAGATATCTTTGGGCCAAGCCGTCATATGGCGGCCAGGACGTCAAGCTGGACGGGTTTACGGCGACAGCCGTTCTGGGCTTTCGGCTCTGA